A portion of the Fulvia fulva chromosome 1, complete sequence genome contains these proteins:
- a CDS encoding Vacuolar protein sorting-associated protein 26 — MSLFSFSSPLDIDIVLDNTDDRPTVDVKLDKGRREKCPLYLDGETVKGAVTIRPKDGKRLEHTGIKVQFVGTIEMFFDRGTHHEFLSLQTELAAPGELQHPVTLPFSFKNVEKQYESYHGINVKLRYFLRVTVSRRMADVVREKDLWVYSYRQPPETNSVIKMDVGIEDCLHIEFEYSKSKYHLKDVIVGRIYFLLVRLKIRHMELSIIRRETTGVPPNQYNESETLVRFEIMDGSPSRGETIPIRLFLGGFDLTPTFRDVNKKFSTRYYLSLVLIDEDARRYFKQSEIVLYRQAPENSAFAQQQAKEIQAS, encoded by the coding sequence ATGTCGctcttctccttctcctcCCCGCTCGACATCGACATCGTCCTCGACAACACCGACGACCGGCCGACCGTCGACGTCAAGCTCGACAAGGGCCGCCGCGAGAAATGCCCGCTGTACCTCGACGGCGAGACGGTCAAGGGCGCCGTGACCATCAGGCCGAAAGACGGCAAGCGCCTGGAGCACACGGGCATCAAAGTCCAGTTCGTGGGCACAATCGAGATGTTCTTCGACCGCGGCACCCACCACGAGTTCCTCTCGCTGCAGACCGAGCTGGCCGCTCCGGGAGAGCTCCAGCACCCAGTCACCCTGCCATTCTCCTTTAAGAATGTCGAGAAGCAATACGAATCATACCATGGCATCAACGTCAAGCTACGATACTTCCTCAGAGTGACCGTCTCCCGCCGCATGGCAGACGTGGTGCGCGAGAAGGATCTATGGGTCTACTCCTACAGGCAGCCACCGGAGACGAACAGCGTCATTAAGATGGACGTTGGCATTGAGGACTGCCTGCACATAGAGTTCGAGTACAGCAAGAGCAAGTATCATCTGAAGGATGTCATTGTCGGCCGCATATACTTCCTCCTGGTCCGTCTCAAGATCCGACACATGGAGCTCTCCATCATCAGGCGGGAAACCACAGGCGTCCCTCCCAATCAGTACAACGAGTCCGAGACATTGGTGCGTTTCGAGATCATGGACGGCTCCCCTTCAAGAGGAGAGACGATCCCGATTCGCCTCTTCCTCGGCGGCTTCGACCTGACGCCAACGTTCCGAGACGTCAATAAGAAGTTCAGCACCCGCTACTATCTGTCGCTGGTTCTGATCGACGAAGATGCAAGGAGATACTTCAAGCAGAGCGAAATCGTGCTATACCGACAAGCTCCGGAGAACAGCGCATTCGCACAACAGCAAGCCAAGGAGATCCAGGCCAGCTGA
- a CDS encoding Homocysteine S-methyltransferase, translated as MLTQKQFADLLASRGSIVIDGALATELEERGHDLTHPLWSMKVMQNNAGLQSIKDIHLDYYRAGADIAITASYQASTQGLQEHFGLDESHAQKAVMQTVELAQQARELAYQEAAVPRTRQLLVAGSVGPYGAYLSDGSEYRGDYVRSINHLKDFHRPRIQALCNAGVDLLALETMPNAVEIEALTDLLKSDFPQAIAWLSCTTRDADHLSDGTSWEDLLTLVHQHDQIVAFGINCVPMSSSTDTLQSIGEQTRLPLVCYPNSGEEWDASTKTWHGLRPDDVLATREPNSAAKSSLADSVSGWTDHGARLVGGCCRTGPAYIKALCEDLQGMATGIQRNLKANNEQYASQFDKGHLAPPPAKEYLVVTCMDSRVDTAAAYGIDLGDAHVVQNAGGNAKDALRSILISQHLLGTREIILVKHTGCGMLTFSNTNALSVVANNVGTGSLASTFDFQPFSDLEKAVKDDVEWLKGHSALVGKTVSGWVYEVGTGKTKQIV; from the exons ATGCTCACCCAAAAGCAATTCGCAGACTTATTGGCCTCACGAGGAAGCATAGTCATCGATGGCGCGCTCGCTACAGAGCTTGAAGAGCGCGGCCATGATCTCACCCATCCACTGTGGTCCATGAAAGTCATGCAAAACAACGCCGGCCTGCAAAGCATCAAGGACATCCACCTAGACTACTATCGCGCGGGGGCCGACATTGCCATTACAGCATCATATCAGGCCTCCACTCAAGGTCTCCAGGAGCACTTCGGCCTAGATGAGAGCCACGCGCAGAAGGCAGTCATGCAAACCGTGGAATTGGCCCAGCAAGCACGAGAGCTTGCGTATCAAGAAGCTGCCGTGCCTCGCACTCGCCAATTGCTCGTAGCCGGCAGTGTAGGACCATATGGTGCTTACTTGTCAGACGGCTCAGAGTATAGAGGTGACTATGTGAGATCTATCAATCATCTCAAGGACTTCCACCGACCAAGGATCCAGGCATTGTGCAATGCAGGTGTGGATCTGCTTGCTCTGGAGACCATGCCAAATGCGGTCGAGATCGAGGCTCTGACGGACCTGCTCAAGTCAGACTTCCCTCAGGCTATAGCATGGCTCAGTTGCACCACGAGAGATGCAGACCACCTCAGCGATGGAACGTCGTGGGAAGACCTGCTCACGCTTGTGCATCAGCACGACCAGATCGTTGCCTTTGGAATCAACTGCGTCCCAATGTCGAGCTCTACAGACACATTACAGAGCATCGGCGAACAAACGAGGTTGCCTCTTGTGTGTTACCCCAACTCGGGCGAAGAATGGGATGCTTCGACCAAAACATGGCATGGATTGCGACCTGACGATGTACTCGCAACACGTGAACCCAACTCTGCTGCAAAGTCATCACTTGCGGACAGTGTCAGCGGCTGGACTGATCATGGGGCGCGTCTTGTCGGTGGCTGCTGTCGAACAGGACCAGCTTACATCAAAGCCCTTTGCGAAGATCTCCAAGG CATGGCTACTGGTATTCAACGAAACCTCAAGGCTAATAATGAGCAGTATGCTTCTCAATTCGACAAAGGTCATCTTGCTCCGCCACCGGCGAAGGAATATCTCGTTG TGACGTGTATGGACTCGAGAGTCGACACAGCGGCAGCCTACGGTATCGACCTAGGCGATGCGCATGTCGTCCAAAACGCCGGCGGCAATGCCAAAGATGCGCTTCGCTCAATCCTGATCTCGCAGCACTTGCTGGGAACCCGCGAGATCATCTTGGTCAAGCAT ACTGGCTGTGGTATGCTGACTTTCAGCAACACCAATGCGTTGAGCGTTGTTGCGAACAATGTTGGGACGGGGAGCCTTGCTTCGACCTTTGACTTTCAACCTTTCTCAGATCTTGAGAAAGCAGTAAAGGATGATGTGGAATGGCTGAAGGGACACAGCGCCCTTGTGGGAAAGACAGTCAGTGGATGGGTCTACGAGGTTGGGACTGGCAAGACGAAGCAGATTGTTTGA
- a CDS encoding Phosphatase PP2A regulatory subunit B yields the protein MVDAGEGAPQPTWKFTQCFGDKGDVEDITEADIISTVEFDQTGNYLATGDKGGRVVLFERNETKKTCEYKFHTEFQSHEPEFDYLKSLEIEEKINKIKWCRRQNASHYLLSTNDKTIKLWKVFEKSLKVVAENNLSSELTPAGTGGANGGGPVRYPNQHFRSVADLKFPRMTHHDTVVAAVPRRVYANAHAYHINSISVNSDGETFISSDDLRINLWNLNIQDQSFNIVDIKPANMEELTEVITAAEFHPAQCNQFIYASSKGTIKLADMRARALCDEHAKRKSSWGPWLGESTDTSAEFEQEEDPSSRSFFSEIISSISDVRFSFDGRYILSRDYLTVKIWDVNMERQPVKTIPIHEHLRPRLCDTYENDSIFDKFEVVFSGDAKNVMTGSYNNNFMIYPSEEGKDTEVVLQADKSAFKAKKVGIPTPMNSATSPGAGKDGKKGSRASSPAGGAQRMRKETDADQIDFNKKILHMSWHPQEDSIAIAATNNLFVFSAL from the exons ATGGTGGACGCTGGGGAAGGTGCTCCCCAGCCAACATGGAAGTTCACCCA ATGCTTCGGTGATAAGGGCGACGTGGAAGACATCACAGAAGCCGACATAATATCGACAGTCGAGTTCGATCAGACCGGCAACTACCTCGCTACTGGCGACAAGGGCGGCCGTGTGGTCCTTTTCGAGCGCAATGAGACGAAGAAAACCTGTGAATACAAGTTCCACACCGAGTTCCAATCACACGAGCCAGAGTTTGACTACCTAAAGTCGCTCGAGATAGAAGAGAAGATCAACAAGATAAAATGGTGCCGACGACAGAACGCCTCACACTACCTGCTATCCACAAATGACAAGACCATCAAGCTATGGAAGGTCTTTGAAAAGTCCCTGAAAGTGGTGGCAGAGAATAACCTCTCCTCCGAGCTCACACCAGCAGGCACTGGAGGGGCAAATGGCGGTGGTCCTGTGAGGTATCCAAATCAGCACTTCCGCAGCGTTGCCGACCTCAAGTTCCCTCGCATGACACACCACGATACGGTGGTTGCAGCAGTACCGCGAAGAGTGTACGCAAACGCCCATGCATATCACATTAACAGCATCTCGGTCAACAGTGATGGAGAGACGTTCATCAGCTCAGACGATCTGCGGATAAATCTCTGGAATCTCAACATCCAGGACCAGAGCTTCAACATTGTCGACATCAAGCCAGCTAACATGGAGGAGTTGACCGAGGTGATCACTGCCGCTGAGTTCCACCCTGCGCAGTGCAACCAGTTTATCTACGCCTCGAGCAAGGGCACTATCAAATTGGCAGACATGCGAGCGAGGGCGCTATGTGACGAGCACGCGAAACGTAAGTCGTCTTGGGGACCATGGCTAGGTGAGAGTACTGACACTTCTGCAGAATTCGAGCAAGAAGAGGACCCGTCTTCTCGGTCGTTCTTCTCCGAAATCATCTCCTCCATCTCTGACGTTCGGTTCTCTTTCGACGGTAGATATATACTTTCCAGGGATTATCTCACCGTCAAGATATGGGATGTCAACATGGAACGACAGCCGGTCAAGACCATCCCAATCCACGAGCATCTCCGACCTCGCCTTTGTGATACCTACGAAAATGACAGCATCTTTGACAAGTTCGAGGTCGTGTTCTCCGGCGACGCCAAGAATGTCATGACTGGTTCGTACAACAACAACTTCATGATCTACCCATCGGAAGAGGGCAAGGATACAGAGGTCGTTCTCCAGGCCGACAAGAGCGCCTTCAAGGCGAAGAAGGTCGGCATTCCAACTCCCATGAACAGCGCCACAAGTCCAGGCGCTGGCAAGGACGGCAAGAAGGGCAGTCGGGCGAGCAGTCCAGCCGGCGGTGCACAGAGAATGCGCAAGGAGACCGACGCCGACCAGATTGACTTCAACAAGAAAATACTACACATGAGTTGGCATCCTCAGGAGGACAGCATTGCCATTGCAGCGACCAACAAT CTGTTTGTGTTTTCGGCATTGTAA
- a CDS encoding FAD-dependent monooxygenase OpS4, which produces MTDQNHSAGVGQVIRECFGAGIRLSPNTLRLMLSWGVDFGSIKKEISHGNRFVDWKGKNLLDVPLNNVQASYGAPYYFIHRADLVHLLVRTARQRDNITIRMDSRVQSYDFDTPAVTLIGGQTIRANMVIAADGIKSSVRDTVNGRPLPPQDTGDVAYRIMVPAQPLLDDPQMAHLVKELSIGWALKLTQWATHYVKEACTTSSLT; this is translated from the exons ATGACTGATCAGA ATCACTCTGCTGGAGTCGGCCAAGTCATTCGAGAAT GTTTTGGCGCTGGCATCCGACTATCTCCCAATACTTTGAGGCTGATGCTGTCATGGGGCGTCGACTTCGGCTCCATCAAGAAAGAGATATCTCACGGCAACAGGTTTGTGGACTGGAAAGGCAAGAACCTGCTGGATGTACCCTTAAATAACGTCCAAGCCTCATATGGTGCCCCGTACTACTTTATTCATCGTGCAGACCTGGTGCATCTACTGGTCCGGACGGCCAGACAACGAGACAACATCACCATACGTATGGATTCCCGAGTGCAATCTTACGACTTCGATACACCGGCTGTAACACTGATTGGAGGACAAACGATACGCGCGAATATGGTTATAGCGGCCGATGGGATCAAGAGCTCCGTCAGGGACACAGTGAACGGCCGACCTCTCCCACCTCAGGACACCGGCGATGTGGCCTATCGAATTATGGTGCCAGCTCAGCCACTGCTCGATGATCCTCAGATGGCACATCTCGTAAAGGAGCTGTCCATTGGATGGGCCCTGAAGCTCACGCAGTGGGCTACCCATTACGTGAAGGAAGCCTGTACAACATCATCATTGACGTAA
- a CDS encoding Mannan polymerase complexes subunit MNN9 gives MAVSRGIRRTSPITYVFATILCIFFLYFFFGDSANIPSIAAAPRQLLKSKDAASNELSPPSLPFRKPAVLGPNEIAPPPPVVHYQMNNVTITADPVGNRESVLILTPLARFYQEYWDNLCKLSYPHDLISLGFIIPKGKEGNLATQQLQERMQKTQAPTNKNRFASITILRQDSEPPVEQTEKERHAMAAQKERRAAMSRARNSLLFTTLGPTTSWVLWLDSDIIETPPTLIQDLASHDKPIIVPNCFQRYYNKDKEAMDIRAYDFNSWQDSSTAQSLAAKMGPEEILLEGYAEIATYRSLMAYMAEEKGDPRKEIELDGVGGTALLVKADVHRDGAMFPPFPFYHLIETEGFAKMAQRLNWKAYGLPNYFVYHYK, from the exons ATGGCAGTTTCCCGCGGCATTCGAAGGACCTCGCCGATCACCTACGTCTTTGCGACTATCCTCTGCATCTTCTTCTTATACTTCTTCTTTGGCGATAGCGCGAACATACCTAGCATCGCCGCTGCGCCACGACAACTACTCAAGAGCAAAGATGCCGCCTCGAACGAGCTATCGCCGCCCTCACTACCCTTCCGAAAACCCGCAGTGCTGGGCCCCAACGAGATCGCGCCGCCCCCGCCGGTAGTGCACTATCAGATGAACAATGTCACCATCACCGCCGATCCCGTGGGCAACAGAGAATCCGTCCTCATACTGACACCACTGGCGAGATTTTACCAGGAATATTGGGACAACCTATGCAAGCTGTCCTATCCACACGACCTTATCTCATTGGGCTTCATCATTCCGAAAGGCAAAGAGGGGAACCTGGCGACGCAGCAGCTGCAAGAGAGGATGCAAAAGACGCAGGCACCCACAAACAAGAACAGATTCGCCTCAATCACGATCCTGCGACAGGACAGTGAGCCGCCAGTGGAGCAAACGGAGAAAGAGAGACACGCAATGGCAGCACAGAAGGAGCGTCGAGCTGCAATGAGTAGGGCACGGAATAGTCTGCTCTTCACAACTCTCGGACCTACTACATCATGGGTTCTCTGGCTCGACAGCGATATCATTGAGACTCCACCAACCTTGATTCAGGACTTGGCTTCCCATGACAAACCAATCATCGTACCCAACTGCTTTCAGAGATACTACAATAAGGATAAGGAAGCAATGGACATACGCGCGTATGACTTCAATAGCTGGCAAGATTCGTCAACTGCACAGAGTCTGGCAGCCAAAATGGGTCCAGAAGAGATCCTGCTCGAGGGATATGCAGAGATAGCGACCTATCGGTCACTCATGGCCTACATGGCTG AGGAGAAAGGCGACCCACGGAAAGAGATCGAGCTTGACGGTGTCGGCGGTACTGCGTTGCTAGTCAAGGCAGACGTACACAGAGACGGTGCCATGTTCCCTCCCTTTCCATTCTACCATTTGATTGAGACTGAAGGCTTCGCAAAAATGGCTCAAAGGCTGAACTGGAAAGCATATGGGTTACCGAATTACTTTGTGTACCACTACAAGTAA